The DNA window ATGCCATCATTGGGCCTAACGGTGCCGGTAAAACCACATTGTTTAACCTCATAAGTGGCAAGTTTAAACCATCAGAGGGTTTAATTTTGTTTAAAGGTGTAAATATAGCGGGGAAACCACCTCATGTGATTAATAAACTGGGTATTTCGCGATCTTTTCAGATAACTAATGTATTTCAGGAGCTTTCGGTGTTCGATAATGTAATTTCAGGAGTTCGCTCGAGTTATGGAGTAAGGTATAGTTTTT is part of the Syntrophales bacterium genome and encodes:
- a CDS encoding ATP-binding cassette domain-containing protein — translated: MSEYLKIENVSKDFSGLPVLSGINITVVEGERHAIIGPNGAGKTTLFNLISGKFKPSEGLILFKGVNIAGKPPHVINKLGISRSFQITNVFQELSVFDNVISGVRSSYGVRYSF